One part of the Candidatus Lernaella stagnicola genome encodes these proteins:
- a CDS encoding glycosyltransferase family 9 protein, whose protein sequence is MADPKRILIVKLGAVGDCLHTLVAARALREHFPDATLGWVVETKSQEVVSGHPLLDHVHIWRRKESSAELKRGHAIKAWRPLRETVAEIRQVGYDVAIDFQNLIKSGYFTWKSGAPIRIGFRRLREGNLLFTNTRVPVLPESHHMVRRYLGLLRPLGVVVEGTPPAEPIHIPEDKKAQVDDFFGRENLRGPIVAINPAASLKKKLWPPERYAEVADRLVESHRVTPLITWGPGEEPLVEAVQRYMKHAPLVAPPTTIKELAYLFSRCRMYLGNDSGPMHLAAAMGCAVVGLFGPTDPKRVAPWTDQARCVEPLEPFSKHRPVDGVMVEQVVRAAVELLES, encoded by the coding sequence GTGGCTGATCCGAAACGGATTCTCATCGTGAAGCTCGGGGCGGTGGGGGATTGCCTGCACACGCTTGTGGCGGCGCGTGCGCTACGCGAGCACTTTCCTGACGCGACGCTGGGTTGGGTGGTCGAGACGAAGAGCCAGGAAGTCGTCTCGGGGCATCCGCTGCTGGATCACGTGCACATTTGGCGGCGCAAAGAAAGCTCTGCGGAACTCAAGCGGGGCCACGCGATCAAGGCGTGGCGGCCGCTGCGCGAAACGGTGGCGGAGATCCGGCAGGTTGGCTACGACGTGGCGATCGATTTTCAGAACCTAATCAAATCCGGCTATTTCACCTGGAAGTCCGGCGCACCGATACGCATCGGGTTTCGTCGCCTGCGCGAAGGGAATCTGCTGTTCACCAACACGCGCGTTCCGGTGCTGCCGGAGAGCCACCACATGGTCCGACGCTACTTGGGGTTGTTACGGCCGTTGGGCGTTGTGGTAGAGGGAACGCCTCCGGCGGAGCCGATCCATATTCCGGAGGATAAGAAGGCTCAGGTCGACGATTTTTTCGGCCGTGAAAATCTACGCGGCCCGATCGTGGCGATCAATCCCGCAGCGAGCTTGAAGAAAAAGCTGTGGCCGCCCGAGCGCTATGCCGAAGTGGCCGACCGACTCGTCGAGAGCCACCGGGTTACGCCGCTGATCACCTGGGGGCCGGGCGAAGAGCCTCTTGTGGAGGCGGTCCAGCGGTATATGAAACACGCGCCGCTTGTCGCGCCGCCGACGACGATCAAGGAATTGGCGTATTTGTTCTCGCGGTGCCGCATGTATCTAGGTAATGATTCCGGACCGATGCATTTGGCCGCGGCGATGGGCTGCGCGGTCGTCGGGCTGTTCGGCCCGACCGATCCGAAGCGCGTGGCGCCCTGGACGGATCAGGCGCGTTGTGTCGAGCCGCTGGAACCTTTCAGCAAGCATCGGCCAGTGGACGGCGTGATGGTCGAGCAGGTCGTGCGCGCCGCGGTCGAGCTTTTGGAGTCGTGA
- a CDS encoding glycosyltransferase family 4 protein translates to MHVLILLAQRHWTGAAEPVLQIARGLAGRGHRVTFVYTRRPLGHLAGYVNPDLLQVLPDVHLRRKGFFPFSILHDYRRLRSFVTAENVDIVFCHHTHDHWLARFVVRGLKRPPILVRQIHESRQLRRRFGYRWLYRGTEMVIVAARTWKEKLIAEYGLDTSRVFVLPAAVDTEHFHPAQPVQAIRDEVGAEAEDRLVGIVSRIKAGRGHDLALAAFEKVLAQTPAVRLLVVGRGEGKEALEEKVASTAFADRVHFLGYRSDDLPAVYAALDVSLLLGEGSDGSCRAALEAMACGTPVVALPVGTLSESIQDGESGVFVQHDPDDVAAAILEVLAVPFMSERARGHAERELAVEQRVERVETLFRRLADVR, encoded by the coding sequence ATGCATGTGCTGATTCTGCTTGCGCAACGGCATTGGACGGGAGCGGCCGAGCCCGTGCTACAAATTGCGCGAGGGTTGGCCGGGCGCGGGCATCGGGTCACATTCGTTTACACGCGTCGGCCGCTGGGGCATTTGGCGGGGTACGTAAATCCTGACTTGCTGCAGGTCCTCCCGGATGTCCATTTGCGACGAAAAGGATTCTTCCCTTTTTCGATCCTGCACGACTACCGGCGTTTACGCAGCTTTGTCACGGCAGAGAACGTGGACATCGTTTTCTGCCACCACACGCACGACCATTGGCTGGCGCGCTTTGTCGTGCGCGGGCTGAAACGACCGCCGATTCTTGTGCGGCAAATTCACGAAAGCAGGCAATTGCGACGACGCTTCGGGTACCGGTGGTTGTATCGCGGCACCGAGATGGTGATTGTCGCGGCCCGCACGTGGAAGGAAAAACTCATCGCCGAATACGGGCTCGACACCTCACGCGTGTTCGTCCTGCCCGCCGCGGTGGACACCGAGCACTTCCACCCCGCGCAACCGGTACAAGCCATCCGCGACGAAGTGGGCGCCGAGGCCGAGGACCGACTCGTGGGCATCGTCAGCCGTATTAAAGCGGGGCGCGGCCATGACCTGGCGTTGGCCGCCTTCGAAAAGGTGTTGGCTCAAACGCCGGCCGTGCGCTTACTGGTCGTCGGGCGCGGTGAAGGTAAAGAGGCGCTCGAGGAAAAGGTGGCATCAACGGCCTTTGCCGATCGCGTGCATTTCCTGGGTTACCGCAGCGACGATTTACCCGCGGTATACGCCGCGTTGGATGTCAGCCTGTTGCTCGGCGAGGGGTCGGATGGGTCCTGCCGCGCCGCGCTGGAAGCTATGGCGTGCGGCACGCCGGTGGTTGCGCTGCCCGTCGGCACGCTGAGCGAGTCGATTCAAGACGGCGAATCGGGCGTGTTCGTGCAACATGATCCGGACGACGTGGCGGCGGCGATCCTGGAAGTCCTGGCGGTGCCCTTCATGAGCGAACGGGCGCGCGGCCACGCCGAACGCGAATTGGCCGTGGAGCAACGCGTCGAACGTGTCGAGACGCTTTTCCGGCGTTTGGCGGACGTGCGATGA